The genomic interval ggtatTTATCCAAATTGAGCACAGCTGTTTGGTCAAATCCTTCAGTATCTGTCAGAGTATTTCCCAAGCAATTTGATGAACTGAAATTATCGAAATGAATTTCTCAAATTTGCCTTTAAGAAAAGATAAATACTCATTGAATTAAAGAGGtctttaaaattgattttcaaaatcaaggtaAAACAACTTTGGTCCAAATGGATTATTTTACTAAATAGATAGAGGATGCCAGAACAGGTCCAATAAGTAGGCCAGCAGGCTATACCAATAGAAGGAACAGCTTTTTTGTGTGTGTTCTTAAACAAAACTTAAATTGGCAAGTGGCTTGCCATTTTGGTGGGGATACTGTCGGCAGAAGGAAGGAGAGATACGAGGAAGAGACGTGGGTGCTGTGTGTCCATACATGGAAAGTCTTCTTGGCCAATGAAACTCCACACAGACCATTTCTTATTTCCCAACAAAAGAAAAGTGTTCACTGGCTTCCTCAACTTTTTGATTGCAACATTCTATTCTCAATTTGTCCACTGAGAGTTAAATAAAAGGTTCAGTTCGACCTAGAGATGCAAGACCTCGAGGGAAAGAAGTTTGATCATATATATTTGAATTCTTCAATATTGCAATCAAATACAATGTTTCTGACTCATAAGAACGCTAAAAGTTTAGGATAGAGTTCCATGGATCAATAATGCATGGATAAAGAAAAGCATCTATTAAGAGTGGATCCACAAATCTCAAGCAATGAATTTGTTTTTGTGGACTTCCACAAATCTCTAAGCATTTGACTAAATCTTTAGAGACATTTTGATCTTGCCTATGATTATCTTGGTAGTGTCATAGTAACAAGTGCTAGAGTATGCTAAAACCCTAATGAGCAATATCAAAGCATAGCACAAGTTACCAAATTTTAGCGCAATATATGCAAGAACAGCTTTCTGATAGGTGGAGTATTCAACacaaaatccaaggatgatagCGAATTTCAACATACATCAAAAGGTTTTCAGTTCAGGTATTGGAAGAGATTTCAACATACATCAAAGGATTTATAATTGCCACTTGTTTGACAATTATAGATATCAAAATTGGTAGTAGCATAAGAATTTTGACTTGAAAAAAATATCATTAATAGTGCAAATAAAAATGTTTTAGGATGTTATACAAGGATAAATGGTGTTATATTATGAGTATTGTATTAAAAGAAGGATATATAGCCTTTAATGGTGGATGATAAAGATCTAATGTAACATCAAAATACATTTCACAGTTTTATACATAAGTTAGCAACAGCTGAAAAGAATAATTCATATTCGGTGCAAATTTTCATGAGTTTGCTATTTATTCATTTGATCCTCTCAGGGAGACTCTAAGTGGGCAAGAGAGACAAGATGACCTTACAAGACATAATGAATGAAGCTATTGGATATACTACTTCAAGGATGAAGCGTTGTTTCAAATTCTAGTGGAAAGACACAGATTGAATTCCTTTAGGCATATGAAATGTGAAAATTGCACCTTTTTTACTTTCTTCTGCAACAGTTCAAATGATGAGATGAAAGTACAAGTGATTCAAATCTGTTATAGGATGTCAATAGGGCGATAGTTAAAACTTGCAATTCAAATGATCAATTAATTCTGAAAGGAAAATTCAACCAATCAAGAAAACAATTTGCCAACTTACTAACAAGACTAGGAAGAAAAACCTATCAGATACATCAACGAATCTCAAAAGAAAAACTTTTATTTATCATGATGGAGAGCTCTTCTATTAATAACCACAGCTCAAGCAACGCTTCACGAATCACTAGTCTTACAAAATAAGCACATTGTACTTTCACGCTTCTTAGGAGTGTACACTAAAATGTAATTGATTTACATTCATTGATATAATATAATGCACAGTATAATTATCATCAAAAGGGAGGAAAGTTCAGCCAACCCACCTGCTGTATAATTGCTGTCAGATTATTCATCCATAGATTTGGTCTTTTATCTCCTTCCAAATTCAATTTCACTATGAATCAAGTATTATAAGGAAATGCAAGCTAATGCGAAACTCAGAGATAGCTGCTCATGAAGATGCAGTAGCAATTTTTTTCCGTTGGTGGAGACGTGATTGTAGACATGACATAGTAATAGTTTGACTAAAACACTGTAGCAATGTGATTCTAGGACAACATATTCTGATGTATGCATAAACTTTCAAGAAATACCATGCAAAAAACCAGTTAGAACATACACAATCATGTAACAAGAGTGTGAGGCTACTAAAACAAAAGTGAGACCAACTACACTAAAAAGATGGCCTGCTATTTCGAAATTGTATGCTTCTGGAATCCAGACTTCAAATTCATATGCACAGCCTGAAAGCTCCAACACCAACCGAGAATACATCCTTTTCAGTAACCTACTCAAACAACAATCAAGAAGTCAAAAGATGTGCTAGTTGAGCACTCCACAGTCAACTGGCGAATTCTGCAAATTACTAGCACCATTTTATGAAATGAAGTTTCAGAAAAGTCATGAAAAgcttgaaattaattatgatctaCTCTTTATCATATTAAGCTAGTGGCATGTAAGTACTCTTGAATAAATGTGAAAAACAAGCAACTTAATCTAATTATTTGTCAGTTAAGGAGAGCAGAAAAGCTCAAAAGGTCAAAACCAGCTTTCACCCTTGTCCACTTTTTACATCTGGACTGTAAAGTAGAAGCTGCAGAGAGTGTGTGATTTTCCAGGGAATatcaagtttaattaaaataCTATTGCTTTAGAAGGCAAGATGAAAGTTGAAATTAAGCATGAAATCTAAAATTTTTTGACATTTAAAAATTAACTATCATACACATAATCAGAGTGATTGTAAACTCTCAAGAAGTTTTGCCGACAACACACATCATTGTAAATAATATAGGCATCTCAAAACTCAGATCTCCTTCTTGAAATGCCAGTATTTCTTTTTCCAAGATGCAAATATAAAATAGATCATATAGGCAACGAAAGTCGAAGTCAAATTGCAAACATGCATTGAAGAGAACAAGTGAAAATGTCAAACAAACTTTAGCTTCTAACTAAAGATTATGGTGATCTATAAGTCTGCATGCTATCTTCCACATGACCAATATGATAAATGATCAAAATGAATGATGTCAAATGCAcatttaatttaatatacaaaTTACAGAATCAATTAGATAGAACACTTATGTAGGATGGTTTCTGTCATGTGCTCTTTGGAAGCTTTCTTCATGTCATCTCAAAATACCTAAGCCTGTGGTTAAATTAACATGCCATTGGTTTTAACTGAACGCagaatggttttttttttttcctattccaAAACCTCCATCAGCATGCTTAGTAATAATAACTCTATCTTCGCTACCCTTATGGAGGCCATAActaacaaaaaatttaaataaatgaaGACAGTCATACTAGGGGCAGTTATAAGAAGCTGATGGGATGCGATCATAGACTTCTATATTATCTTGGAGATTTCCAGCTTCAAATTCATTTGCTACATTAACACAAGCTGAACCAGTCTGTAAATACTCTACAGCACTTGACATCGAGCAAGATGGAATGAATAACTCAGTTTGCTTtttgagctttctccttcttcttcagtcTCTTCACTTGTGTTTCTCCATTTCTTTTTGAGCTTTTAGATTCAAGTTGTTCATCCAAATTGCTACAAACAATAATATCAGACCAATATGAATCCTGAATGAAGCAAGGTGAGGCCAAATCTGAAAGGACTGTCTTGGATTTTGACAATTGTGACCTGCTCTGTTTTCTAGAACCTATATCCTCTACTCCCTTGTCTTCTGAAGAACAAGATACTACTCTAAACCCATTGAAAAAACTGACTGTTTTATCTGTTTTATCCATGTTAAGTGGATTGATTGCAGCTAAGCACTGTCCTGAGGACATTTTATAAGGTGAGCAGTCCTTTAGTTCTGTCTTTTCCAATCTTCCAGTCCCCATTTGCGAATTAGGATAATCAAAAACTGCATTTCTCTTTTGGCTTAATCTAGGTGAATTCCTTTTTATGAAAGTAGGGGACTTTTTACTCTTTCCCATAATTCGGTCATTGTGTTCTTTAGCCCTGAACTGTTTACTACAATTTAGAGATGCCATTGTCATATCTCCTAAAGAATCAAGTTTTTTCATCTTACGCTTCCCCGAGATGACAGGATAAAAACAGGCAATCTTTTGTCTCTTAGTTGATGAAGTCAAAGGATCTCTTCTGTCAATACTATTTCTATGACAATCAATATGGCGAGGCAAGCATTTATCATCCGTTAGCTCAGATAAGCTCTTTCTTTTTCTATGCCCACTTAGAACATCCATCTTGTCTCTCTTAGTTCTTGATCTGCGCCTTAATTCCTTATTAACAAAACAAGCAGCTGAAGAAACTGGACTCAACATATCAGCAATACCATTACAAAGATTTATTTCTGTAGCTGGCAAACTCTCATCATTATCCTCTAGCTCTTGATACAGGACAGAAACAGGGAGTTGAAGACAACCGTTAGTGCAATGAAAGGCCTTCAGATGAGCTTTTGCTATCACAAGATCCAAGGTGTCGGCTCCTCTGCATGGGGACATAGCTAACAACCGAATATAGTCCATCATTTTCTTAGGTTCAAATGAGTTCATGATCCAAGATTTATTAACAGCACAACTACATGTTCCTTCCTGAACTCCAGCATTCTCAACCCAAAGGTCCTTCAGAACAGCATACGCTTCATCTTGTGAACAAATGCATCTCATTCCCAGCTCCAAATGTCTTGAGACCTCTGCTAATGCATCATTTACTGCAGTACCAAATACATCACCCCTGCCTTGCTTCTCCATCTGAGTGAAGTACCTTTGGAAAGGCTTCAGGTTGGATTCTTGGCACCAAGCAAAAGTCTTGTCACCGAAATAGAGTACCAGATGGTGATCCTCTTTCTGAGTACTCAACGCTATGTCTGATGCAACTGATGGGCCAAAGATCCAACCAGGCCACCAAGGGTGGCTCCTTACCTTACCCCACACCAGATCCGAGATTGCAAAACTGTCCTTATTCTCATCTTGGAAGGGTTGCAAATACCGCACAGTTCGTCTTTCTTCTACAATGGTGGAACGTCGCcgccttcctctccttctccttttcCGCAGTTCGTGTTCCTCCACTTGCGCATTCTTGTCCCCGAAGGCAGCTGCATCCGCGTCGATCTTCCCACAAAACTCAGCAGTAAAAACGTCACCTTTATCCATCATCGTCTCTCCATTCAACTCGACCGCTGCATTCTTCGTTTCAGTTTCCGCAATGACCTTCATCTCGTCCGCATATCTCAAATCGCTCTCATCATTTTCTTCcatttccttctcgtctgcccccGCCTCTTTAGCAACATCCGCACTACCACCAACCGCACTGCCCAGACTCTCATTTCCGCGTCGCCGAACAACACAATCAATCGCCAGATCCCGCGCTGCATCTTTCTTTGCTAAGAGATCCTCCCCCGCGGAAACAGCTAGGGTTTCCAAACAAAGCATCCCAGCCGCCGCCATAGGACAAGCAACAAAGGCCTCAGGACTTGCAAAATGGAATATCGGTAGGTGATGCCCAATATCGCCGACGGAGACATCATCCGGTGGATCTGACGACATCTGCGATAAGAAAACCCTAGAAATTCCTCTCCCGAGTAAAGGAATCAATTCGAACCAGCGCTAAATTCCGCAAAGATTTTGAGGGCAAGAGAACAAACCGACGGCGGTTTCGATTCGACCGCCGAACCACAACAAAGGGAGGAaggcagagagagagagattgaTCGAGCCGCTGCCTGTCACCTTTTTCAAGGTAGGGGTGCGATCACCGCCGCTCTTCCACCCGGAGTCTCCATCTGGGATCGGCTCCGCTTTCGACCTGATGAGTTGGGGAGGCTAACCAAAGAGGGTGAGGGTTGCTCATTGATGGAGTTGGACGATCATAACTGAATTTTAAGATTGAAAATAAAAGATGGATTGTAGAAGAACGTTCCTTGTCCTGCTTCCACTAGCAAATTCACAGGTGAGCGACACGCAAGGGGAAAGGCGGTGTCACGACTCGAGGGTTCCGAGTTGGAAAGTTGTGCCGCGCGCATCGAGGTTACCGCCAAAATTGTTGGGTGTTTTATAGTTCAACTACCGAGCCGGCTTTTCATCCGcccaattaaatttaaaatttacaagtacttaaatctattataataatttttaagataaattttaaatatgtaattttaattaaatttaaaattaaattgtaaATATGTTTTTtggttaaagaaaaaaaaatgctctTTAGTTTTTTTGAGTAATGATGTGCCCCcactttaatttttcattaaaaaaattctatcGTGCAATTATTTAATTATCTTCGTTTATAGTATTTATTTATGATTCACATATCTTAAgactaaattttaaattagtctGACACATTATAATAGTTACAAAATGTTACATAGTTTTAACAGCTACGATTTCATAGCTActataataacataaaaaaaaaattaaaattagtcaGAGTATTCGAAAAAAAGTTAAATGATGTATTATAGCTTGAAATTGAATTGATATCAGTTTCATATTCTAATCAGTGGTAGATTTTTGAATGAGCTTCAGTTTGATATATTGTGCGTCTTATAATtcaatctaagttaaaattatgatctttcaaaatttaaaatttcgaaTTCATGTTGTATCAATTACTAAATTAAATAACTCAGAGTTAACTttgattaatataaattttattttatatgtattttatcctaaattttaattaaataactagtacaaatttaataaaatgaaacAACATTATTCAatgataatataatttattttataaaaatactaattatttatagcctgattgattaatgagaaaaattctcaataatatgaTTTATTCTATAAAATACTAAAATAGAATCATTAGTATAAAGTACTTTGCCTTTTTGAGAATCCAAATTGCGAGGGTGATGCTCGAGAAAAGTATGTTTTCTAACGTTGTCAGCTCAAGGTATTTATAAAAGGTTCTCTGCTCATAGTATTGTCAATCCTAATATATGCGACTAAGATAAccagtatatattttttatataaaacaactagAGAAAATTACTGataagaaaaattctcaataatacgtTGCAGATGTATCCCGAACTGTAGATCCTTgattgattaatgaaaaaaatttctaataatataACGCAACTGAATTTTGAATTCTAGATCCCTGATTGATGCGTAtgtgaaaattactaataaaccttgaaatgaaattattttcagtgttaaaaaaaaatatattaacatAATTTAAGTTTGGACTTCACTAAATTAAATGAGAGTTAGCTAGCAAAGGCtctagatttttaataaaatagtaaaattaatAGACCTAGTAGTTAGTGTtgatgcaatatccctaggtcaagttgacatggttgactaagcttgaattggctcaagcttaagtcttgatatttgataatacatggaaattgcagatgcaatcatccgattgggaagattgttgatacaattcccctctggtcaaggacagaccagttagatgtgaagaagagtcaagtaggtcaaagggttggccgaatacttgactgggaaagctctaactggaagttaggcaagggaaagtcctggtgagtgaagtcaaactgttggaaatcctggtgagtgaaataaggtaaaagacctagtgagtgaagctaagcagttggaaaatcctgatgagtgaagtcaggtaaaagacttagtgagtgaagttagacagatGAAAGTCTCAGTAAGTGAAGTCggacagtggaaaaatcctggtgagtgaaaccagatgaaaatcttagtgagtgaagccaggtgaaaatcctaatgagtgaaactaggtgaaagtcctggtgagtaaagacaggcaaatggaaagtcctggtgagtgaagtcagacaggtggaaagtcctggtgagtgaagtcatgcagatgaaaagtcctagtgagtgaagttagacagatGAAAagacatggtgagtgaagccaagcacgcggagatccaggtgggtcaaggttgaccagacaccttgTGTTGGGAAGCCTaaataggtcaaaggattgaccagatacttggcacaaggaaatccaaataggtcaagattgaccagacatctggtggaagcccaagtgggtcatggaggaccggacacttggcacgggacggtaagcccaagtaggtcaagattgactgaatacttgacacgaggaggaaagtccaagtgggtcaaaggattgaccggacacttggtgaagaagtcccgacaggtctgttggggttgcaaggttgcaaacatagtcccatattgaaaacacatggaaaagatcatgggtttataagataaagatatctctattggcatgaggccttttggggagagctcaagagcaaagccatgagggtttaggcccaaagtggacaatatcatgctattgtggagatatctaaattcttttcgatcctacaattggtatcagagcccggactgccagaaggtttaaccgccgactgtgcacaagagctatggtctgattgaaccatgtgagtacaatattgaccttgaacaaagaaagtgggggctcctatgttcggatcaagaggaccagacaccaggcaggaagtcctagtaggtcgggtggaccgaggggcaggaagtcctagttgcggctaggcaaggaagtcctagtaggtcgggtagaccgaggggcaggaagacctggtgggtcgaggatcgaacgtgagaagcccatggtcctttgtttgagggggggattgttggggttgcaaggttgcaaacatagtcccatattgaaaacacatggaaaagatcatgggtttataagataaagatatctctattggcatgaggccttttggggagagcccaagagcaaagccatgagggtttaggcccaaagtggacaatatcatgctattgtggagatatctaaattcttttcgatcctacaaggtcaaggttgaccggatgctaggcatgagaagATACAACAGGTCACGATTAATCAGATGTTGGATTTtgggaccctagacttgagttaagcaagtcaaagggaggtcaatcgatcaaccgattgattgaacCGTAATCCAATCGATCATTTGATTGATTGGAGGTGGCTGTGAGTGAAAGCtggcccaatcgatcaggcgatcgattgggagcctgaacCGTGACCACAGAAGCttgcctaatcgatcagccgattaatTGGGCActgccaatcgatcgaccgatcgatggGGGGCTGGAAATTACGCAAGTCCCAAAaaacgctgaatcgatcagtcgatcgattcaggtttCTCCAAcagagtacagaggcgctctgaatcgatcagccgaccgattcaaacctgcccaatcgattgggatatgatcgTTGCTAAGGAAACGCTCAAAAGCCTTCTTCCTTGCAGCGATTCGATAACCCTTTCCTCTCCATTTTTTCTTGCGTTGTTCTCACAGGttcatgccagttcttgaagctttcttggagcatagtgttgctgcacttccaaggtcaagagtgttccatacaagaaggagaagcaagctagggttttgcaGATCTGGTAAGATTTGATATTATATTAgcttatttttcttcctcttgtatATCTGTGTGTGAGAGTTTGTATAAGGCTTCTCtgtcttcggtagttaccgtaaaggagtattttcatagtggatgagtgaatGAGGGtcggatcattggattagtcacctcttcttgaggtgaataccaagtaaatccatatTGTTAACATTGAAGCTTGTTTCGAGAGTATTCTGctgcacatcatcatcatcatcatcatcatcatcacaagGCAAGTCCATGAAACgcaatgagctattcacccccccccccctacaaatcgaccctaatagTTAGAGGTAGTCAATTGATAGCTATAAGTTAATTTGCTTATTTCATTTTATAACCTTTGTGTATTTTAAGCAACTATACGATAATCATTATAAAAAGCCAATGATCTTTAGAAGCCAATTGATAGGATTTCAATTGAAACATCTTGACAAGTAGAGTGTTAATGGAGCACATGACTGAAGCTAATCATATTTACTTAATTATTCTCGTGTTAAGAAATATATCTCGTGTTTacgataaaataaataaataaataaagcacATATAATACGTCAACTCGAATAACCACACTACCTATAGTACTAATCAAAAACAATTTACTTGACAAATATATGCTACCGACTAATAAAGAACCTTGAGAAAtctctaatattttttaaaagcttTGACTACTCTTGAGATTCTCTCAAGTAAAACCATTTATTATTTGCGATGtcacaaaaaattaaataagataaCAATATAATACAAATAGGGATGATATTATAAATAAATCTTTATTTGAATGAGTGAAGTTATTTAAACTAGCAATGCTATGacataattcaaaattaaccTAATATTATCATACACAAAAGTAAATTATTATCGAAAATCTTATAATTAACTTTGGCCTTACAACATGCGTTCCATTGGAAATGGGTCATATTGAACTTGATAGTACCAGGCCATTTCCCAAACACTTTGATGGGGTGTTTGGGTATCGGTTGGACCAAGCATTTGATCTTGGTTCTCAGATATCAGGTTCCATTAGCACCTGACCTTGGTGCTCATATCCTAGGTTCCACCGAGTACTTGGCCTCGATGCTTAGATCCCAAGCTCCACCGAGCCCTGGAATTCACTGTTCAGATATTAGATATTAGGTTCTACCAAACATAATTTGACCTTGGTGCTTAGATACCAAGTTCCATTGAGCACCCGACCTTGATGCTCAGCTATCAGGTTCCATCGAGCATTCAGCTTTAATGCTCAGATCCTAGGTTACATTGAACATTCGATTTTAGTGCTTAGATACCATTTTCCAACGAGCACTCGGATTCAATATTTAGACTTGGCCTCCTAATCGCCTGCGAATGAATACGTGGTGGCATCTTCTAAATAAAGAGGGGAGtagtgtgttggtgcaattttcctagatcaaggttgaccagtatGACTAAATTTGAGTTGACTCAACCTTGAATCGTGatgtttaagttttgatatttgacaatatatgaagattgcaggtaTAATTGTCCatttggagagattgttagtgcaattctCCACTGGTCAAGGTTTAACTAATTTAATATAAAGGAGAATCAAGTAGTTCAATGTTAACTAaatacttgattggaaagtccAAACTGAAGACTAGGCAAGGACAtgtccaacgggaaggttggcagaagttGAAAATTCTAGTAAATGAAGCTATgtaggtgaaagtcttagtgagtaaagctaggcagaaggaaatcctggtgagtgaagccaggtgaaaatcctagtgagtagaGCTAGGTAAAAGGAAATCATGGTGAGTAAAACCAAGTgtaaaaccctggtgagtgaagttaaacagttagaaaaattcaagtgggtcaaaggattgactggacattTGACATgagacgataagtccaagtgggtcaggttgaccagacacttaacacgaggagaaaaatccaagtgggttaaaggattgactagacacttggtgaagaagtcccaacagatcaagggtgaccggatgccaaacaatgaggagtcccaacaggtcacggttgatcggatgttgagcAAGGAACCCTAAACTTAGTTTTGGAGGTTAGGGTTCGGTAATCGATTACACTAAGCTTAAGCGATTAAGCATTTTTCTTAATC from Zingiber officinale cultivar Zhangliang chromosome 6B, Zo_v1.1, whole genome shotgun sequence carries:
- the LOC121989423 gene encoding uncharacterized protein LOC121989423, giving the protein MSSDPPDDVSVGDIGHHLPIFHFASPEAFVACPMAAAGMLCLETLAVSAGEDLLAKKDAARDLAIDCVVRRRGNESLGSAVGGSADVAKEAGADEKEMEENDESDLRYADEMKVIAETETKNAAVELNGETMMDKGDVFTAEFCGKIDADAAAFGDKNAQVEEHELRKRRRRGRRRRSTIVEERRTVRYLQPFQDENKDSFAISDLVWGKVRSHPWWPGWIFGPSVASDIALSTQKEDHHLVLYFGDKTFAWCQESNLKPFQRYFTQMEKQGRGDVFGTAVNDALAEVSRHLELGMRCICSQDEAYAVLKDLWVENAGVQEGTCSCAVNKSWIMNSFEPKKMMDYIRLLAMSPCRGADTLDLVIAKAHLKAFHCTNGCLQLPVSVLYQELEDNDESLPATEINLCNGIADMLSPVSSAACFVNKELRRRSRTKRDKMDVLSGHRKRKSLSELTDDKCLPRHIDCHRNSIDRRDPLTSSTKRQKIACFYPVISGKRKMKKLDSLGDMTMASLNCSKQFRAKEHNDRIMGKSKKSPTFIKRNSPRLSQKRNAVFDYPNSQMGTGRLEKTELKDCSPYKMSSGQCLAAINPLNMDKTDKTVSFFNGFRVVSCSSEDKGVEDIGSRKQSRSQLSKSKTVLSDLASPCFIQDSYWSDIIVCSNLDEQLESKSSKRNGETQVKRLKKKEKAQKAN